CGAGTGGCCTTGCTTTCTTAAGACGTGATTTGCTCATCTGCCTCAATGACTCCGTCCCGGATGACGATTGTCCTGTCGGTGACCGCGCCTATCTCTCGATCATGCGTGACGAGAATGAAGGTAATTCCTTGGTCGCGATTGAGGGTCCTGAACACTTCGATAAGGTCCGCGCCTGTGCGCGTGTCCAGGTTTCCTGTGGGCTCGTCCGCCAAGATGATGTCCGGTTTGTTCACCAAAGCTCGTGCAATCGCCACCCTCTGCTGCTGACCACCGGAAAGTTGAGACGGAAGGTGATGCGCACGATCCTCCAATCCCACCAGAGTCAGAGCTTCCTGCGCAGCCTTATGGCGTCCTGCGGCTGACACGTGTCCG
The sequence above is a segment of the Desulfomonile tiedjei DSM 6799 genome. Coding sequences within it:
- a CDS encoding ABC transporter ATP-binding protein; the encoded protein is MSLIVIQNLTKSYSTGAGEVTALKEINLNIDCGEFLSIMGPSGSGKSTMMNILGCLDVPTSGRYLLDGEDVSNLARDQRAELRNKKIGFVFQGFNLLPRINALRNVELPLVYGHVSAAGRHKAAQEALTLVGLEDRAHHLPSQLSGGQQQRVAIARALVNKPDIILADEPTGNLDTRTGADLIEVFRTLNRDQGITFILVTHDREIGAVTDRTIVIRDGVIEADEQITS